GGAACGGGCCTTCCACGAATGTCATGGTGAGGCTTTCCGGACGCACCATGGTGTTACGGGTGGTGAAGCTCTGCCTGAGGCCGGCCAGCTTGAGATCCAGGCGGGCCACCAGCACATCGGGCTCGCGCTCGATCACGGTGGCGGCGTCACACCACCCGAAGCGCTTTGGGTATGCTTCCACATCGTTGACCAGGTCGAACATCTGCCCCGGTGTGAAAGGAACGATCGCACTGCGGCGGATTTCAATCATTAGCTGACCTCGTCTTATGTGCCGGCAAACGGACCCGCCGGCCTTGTATCAGGGACCCGATAGACCGATTTTAGCGGACATGGCAAAAGCGAAACCGAAGGACACGGAAAAAGAAGGCGGCGGCACGATCGCGCTGAACAAGCGCGCGCGCCACGAATATCACATCGACCAGCGCTTCGAGTGCGGCATGGCCCTGGAAGGCTGGGAGCTGAAATCGCTGCGCGCCGGCCGGATCAACTTCGGTGAAGGCTGCTACGCGATCATCCAGCACGGCGAGGTGTTCCTCGTCGGCGCCCAGATCCCGCCGCTGATCAGCGCCTCCACCCACGTGATCGCCAACGACCGGCGTACGCGCAAGCTGCTGCTGCACCGCGAGGAGATCGACCGCCTTATTGGCGCCGTCGAGCGCAAGGGCTACACCCTGGTGCCCACCGCGATGTACTGGAAGCACAACAAGGTGAAGTGCGAGATCGGCCTGGCCAAGGGCAAGCAGGAGCACGACAAGCGCAACACGGACAAGGAACGCGAATGGGCGATCGACAAGCAGCGCGTCATGCGCTCGCACAATCGCATGGGCTGACCTGAACGGTCGGGCGGCGCCCATTGTGGGTGCCCCTCCCCGCCCATATACTGTGGGATGTAGTCACACAACGTTTTTCCCCGGGGGTGTTCTGGTTTCGACGGGGGTAGTGCGATCTACTGGTGCATGCCGAGGGGGCAGCTTTCCTCGTTAAACCAGCCGCAAAACATATAGTTGCCAATGACAACTACTACGGTGACAACTCGGTGGCTCTCGCCGCCTAAGCTGTCCGGCCCCTAAAAAAGGCCAAACCCCCGACCCGATCTTGTGCTCATGCTCGTCGGTGTAGGGTCACTATCATGAGACCGCTGAAAGACCCTCCATCTGTGGGTCTGACGCTAGATCAATCAGATATGTCCGCCGGTGCGCTTAGCACGCCGTGCTGTCGGTGGACGAGATTTAACGGTGAGCTAAGCATGTAGATCTGGAGATTAAACGCCTTCGGACGCGGGTTCGACTCCCGCCACCTCCACCAAATTGGTCCATCTCCCCAGTCCATCGGGGAAAATGGCCCGCCTCGGCTGATCCCGTCAGGTATCACGCGAGGTATCACGTGCCAAAGCCTTTGATGCTGCACCGACCGAGCGGACTTCATGTCCGCTTTTTCGTGCCTGCGTTTCTGCAGCCTTCCCTTGGACGCCGCTATATTGTGCTCAGTCTGAGGGGCCAGCGCGCGGATGCTGCGCGGCTACGGGCGGCGCAAATCGGGTATGTTCTGGGCCAGGCCTATGAACGGATGCGGGGCGCGGCTGTGGCAGAGCACAAAAATCTCCTGGAAACGGCACTCGCCGCCGCGCGGGGTCCTCATGTGGACCTGACGATTGAGCTCCCAGGAGGGGTTCGCATCGTCACCGACGGGTCCGAGAGGGAAAACAGCGAAGCCCGGGCGCTGGCCCTGGAGCTCGAAGCGCTCCGCCTCGCGTCAGCCACGCCGCAGGTCACCGCCCCCTCTCCTGCCCCCGAGCCAAACCCCGACAACTTGCTGTCTTCCCGTATCGAGCTGTTCCTTGAGGAGATGGCCGGCAAGAACCGCTCGGAAAAAAACCTGATGGACACGGGCCACATCCTGCGCCTGTTCCTCGCACTCGGGGGTGACAAGCCGGTCCAGAGTGTTGGGGCTGACGACATCGGCCGGTTCATGAGTGCAATGCGGGTCTGGCCGGCGAACGCGTCGAAAAAGCCCGCCTACAAGGGCTTGAGTCCCGCCGATATTGTCGCGAAAGCGAAGAGAGAGAGCTCTTTGGGCCTTGCGCCTCGCACACGGGAAAAGCACCTCGACCGCTTGCGGCTGTTTTTCGGGACCTGGCTTGAGCGCGGGATTGGCACATCAAATCCCTGCAACGGGTTTAATGTCACGAACAAATCGCAGGATGAGGCGCGCAGCCGCGAGCCATTCTCGAGCGCCGACCTGCAGAAAATCTTTGCTCCAGACCGCGTCCTTAACACGCAGCCCCACAAGTACTGGACGCCCATCCTTGGGCTCTACACCGGCGCGAGGCTCAACGAACTCGCCCAGCTCCATGTTGAAGACGTCGAGGAGATCGATGGAATCTGGGGCATCCATATCCGACGAAAGACGAAGAACAAGGCGTCGAGGCGGTTTATCCCTCTGCACCCCGAACTCATCCGGCTGGGTTTTCTCTCGTACGTCGGAGACGTGCGCGCGGCCCGTTTTGAGCATCTTTTTCCCGGCCTGACGTGGGGAGTCAATGGGCCAGGCGATGCCATCGGTGACTGGTTCAATCGCACCTACCTTCGGAAGACCTGCGGCATTGA
This DNA window, taken from Luteibacter sp. 9135, encodes the following:
- a CDS encoding type II toxin-antitoxin system RatA family toxin — translated: MIEIRRSAIVPFTPGQMFDLVNDVEAYPKRFGWCDAATVIEREPDVLVARLDLKLAGLRQSFTTRNTMVRPESLTMTFVEGPFRSLDGLFTFQALGEVGCKIALALDFDYAGLGGSVLKMGFQQLANRMVDDFCDEARRQYG
- the smpB gene encoding SsrA-binding protein SmpB, producing the protein MAKAKPKDTEKEGGGTIALNKRARHEYHIDQRFECGMALEGWELKSLRAGRINFGEGCYAIIQHGEVFLVGAQIPPLISASTHVIANDRRTRKLLLHREEIDRLIGAVERKGYTLVPTAMYWKHNKVKCEIGLAKGKQEHDKRNTDKEREWAIDKQRVMRSHNRMG
- a CDS encoding site-specific integrase, giving the protein MPKPLMLHRPSGLHVRFFVPAFLQPSLGRRYIVLSLRGQRADAARLRAAQIGYVLGQAYERMRGAAVAEHKNLLETALAAARGPHVDLTIELPGGVRIVTDGSERENSEARALALELEALRLASATPQVTAPSPAPEPNPDNLLSSRIELFLEEMAGKNRSEKNLMDTGHILRLFLALGGDKPVQSVGADDIGRFMSAMRVWPANASKKPAYKGLSPADIVAKAKRESSLGLAPRTREKHLDRLRLFFGTWLERGIGTSNPCNGFNVTNKSQDEARSREPFSSADLQKIFAPDRVLNTQPHKYWTPILGLYTGARLNELAQLHVEDVEEIDGIWGIHIRRKTKNKASRRFIPLHPELIRLGFLSYVGDVRAARFEHLFPGLTWGVNGPGDAIGDWFNRTYLRKTCGIDDTTKVFHSFRHTFATVAERAGVPDGRIAQLTGHSTGGTVLRNHYIKVAELPRRLEDISKVVFAEVQLKPRKPGFFEPYLRRQRALDNRVRRAEEAEQK